The Gaiellales bacterium DNA segment CCCCCTGCTGGATCTGGTTGTCGATGTTGGTGTCGAGCTGTTGCAGGCCCTGCTGGAGGTTCGAGATGTTCCCCGCCTGCCATTTGGCGTCGAAGTCGTCTGCCAATTGGGCATAGCCGGCCCCGGTTGGCAGGAGCGGCGGGTACATGGACGACTTCGGGTTGTTCCAGATGTCCACGAACGTCTTGAACTGCGCGCCGAGGTGGAGGTCAGGCGAGTCACCCGACGCCTTCGTCGTCGGCACGTTGCCGAGCTCGTTCGCAAGCGAGACGAGGTAGGGCGTGTCGGTGGCCAGGAACTTCACGAGATCCCACGCCTCCTGCGGGTGCTTCGAGCCCTCGGGGATGCCGACGATCGTGCCGCCGACGCGGCCGGAGCCGTAGAGCGAGGGATCCGCCGCCGGGAAGGGCGCCGTCCCGTAAGGCAGGTTGGGGTGCTCGCGGCGGATGAAGGCCGTGCGCCACTCGCCGTCGAACACCATCGCCACCTTGCCGGTCTCGAAGGCGTTCGTGGGGTTGAACTCGGAGTTCGTGTACGTCGCGTAGAACTTCTGCAGGTTCGAGTAGCCGTACCAGTCGACGAGCGACTTCTGCCACTCGAACGCCTGCGTCCAGGCCGGATCGGTCGCGAGCTGGGCCTTGCCGCTCGAGTCGAACCACTGGGCGCCGAACGCGTGGCCGATGTCGGCGATGTCGAGCTCCTCCCACAGGTTCAGCGGGACGAAGCCGGCCACCTTGATCGAGCCGTCGGGGTTCTTCACCGTGAGCCTCTTCGCGTCGGCGGCGAGCTCGTCCATCGTCTGCGGCGGCGAGGTGATGCCCGCCTTCTTGAACATGGCGGCGTTGTAGTAGAGGCCGTACGCGTCGGTCAGCGACGGCAGCGCGCACTGCTTCCCGTCGATGTTCGTGTAGCTCTGCGTGGCCGGGGCGAAGTCCGAGATCGACATGTGGTCCTTCTGCATGAAGGGCTTCAGGTCTTCCCAGAGGCCGCTCGAGCAGTACTGGCCGGCGTACTGCGGGGTGAACCCGACGGCGACGTCAGGCGCATTCCCGCCCTTGATGGCGGCGATCAGGTTGGGGTCGAACGTATCCTGGTCGGGGTTCGGCTGGAGCTCGAGCTTCACATGGATCCAGGGGTACTGCTTCTCGAACGCCGCGATGCCGTTCTCGAACGGCTTCGCCTCCTCCTGGGCGTACTGGTGCCAGACGGTCAGTGTGACCGGCGAGTGCGAGCCGCTCGAACTCGCTCCGCTCGAGCCTCCGCCTCCGCCTCCGCCGCATGCGGCCGCCAGGGCGACCGCGAGCACGCCCGCGGCGCCGAGCAGTGTTCTTGCTGGTCTCATCTCGCCTCTCCTCCCGTCATGGCGATGGGCATCCGAGTGAACAGCGACTCCTGTGCGGCGGCGAGCGCGGTCGCGACCGCGCCGTGCAGGACGACCTCGTCTCCGAGGGCCGAGACGGCCAGGTGCGGCCGAAACGGCGAGATCCGGTGCAGCTCGCGCTCGATCGGCTCCCGCAGCAGGTCGCCGCCGTTGCCGGCGATGCCGCCGCCGAGGACGACGAGTTCGGGGTCGAGCACGGGGACGACGGCGGCGATCGCGAGCGCGATCCGGCCGGCGATGTCATCGACGACGGCGAGTGCCGCGGCCTCCCCGCGGCGGGCGGCCGCGAAGACGCTCTTCGGCGTCGCCGAGCGCAGGCCGTGGTCGCGGGCGAGCTTGCGGGCGGCGGCGGCCGAGGCGGACTCCTCGAGCTGGCCGCGGCGGCGGTAGGCGGGGTCGTGCGGGTCGCCGGGGCCGACCGGCAGGTAGGCGATCTCGCCGGCGGCGCCCGATGCGCCCCGGTAGAGCTGGCCGCCGACCACGATCCCCAGGCCGATCCCCGTGCCGACCCAGAGGAACACGAAGCTCTCGACGCCGCGGCCGACGCCGCGCGCCCGCTCGCCCAGGGCGGCCAGGTTGACGTCGTTGTCGAACGTGACCTTGGAGCCGAGCTCGGCCGCGATCGCCTCGAGCAGGCCCTGCTTGCCGCCGGGCAGGTTGGGGCTGAGCGCGAGGTGGGTGGCGGAGGGATCGAGCACGCCCGGGAGGCCGACGGTGGCGTGGGTGATGCGCGTCCAGTCGATCCCGCGCTCCCGGGCGAGGCCGTGCGCGAGCGCGCTGATCTGGGCCACGGTGGCGGCGGTGCTGCGCTGCGCGCGCTCGTCGCGGCGGGCCCGCACCGTGCCGGTGATGTCGGCGAGCGCCGCCCGCACCCAGTGGCTGCCGACGTCGATCCCGACCACCCAGCCGGACTCGGGATTCAGGCTGTAGACGACGGCGCCCGGCCCCTTGGGTCCGCGGGCGCGGCCCGACTGGTGCACGAGCCCCGCGTCCTCGAGGCCGGAGAGGGCCTGCGAGACGGTCGGCTTGGAGAGCCCGCTGCGGCGGGCCGCCTCGGCCCGCGACATCGCCCCGTCGCGGCGGATCAGCTCGAGCAGGCTGCGCTCGTTGATCGCCCGCAGCAGGCTCGGCGTCCCGGCCGCGAATTCGGGCGCTGCCTCACCGGAGTAAGGAAACTTTCCTGACAATACTCCGGGGAGGATAGGCCCCCGCCCGGCGTGAAGTCAAGGGTTCGCGCCACAAGCCAATCGGCGTTCGATGAAACGCCAATTGCGAGAGGGCGCTACGTGCGCGCGTCGACGGCGCGCTGCAGCTGCGCCTTGTTCATCTTCGAGCGGCCCTTGACGCCGTGCTGGCGGGCCTCGTTGTAGAGCTGGGCCTTCGTCCGGCCGCGCGGGCCGGCCTTGCCCGACCGCAGGCCGCCGCGGCGGGACGAGCTGATGTCGTCGGTCGAGCTGCGCGAGGCCGTCTTCGACTGGCCGCGCTGGGCGCGCTCCTTGTTGACCGTGCGCGCCGCGATCTCCTTCGCGCGCTTGGTCGACACGCCGGAGTCGCGCTCGCTCTCGACGATGTGCTCGTACTTGCGGTCCTGCGTGTCTGTCCACTCAGCTCGCGGCATTGCGGCCACCTCCCTGCGCGACCGGCTCGTCGAAGTCCGTCCGCACGGATGCGACGATGCGGGCGGCCTGATCGAGGGTCGCGCCGCGCTGCACGAGGTCTTCGATGCGGTGGACGAGGTCGGAGTGATTCCCGTCGAGCCACGCCGCCCGAACGACGCGCGAGGCGATCTCCGGCTCGTATCCGAGCTGTCCCAGCCGCTCCTCCTGCCAGTCCTGCACCCGCGCCTCCTCGGCCGCGTCGGCCTCGGTGGCGGTGGTGCCGGCCGTCTCGGTATCTCGTGGGGTCCGGAAACGCATCTTCATCCGCAGGTTCCCGGCCCGGACCGGTGCGAAACGTGTTGCCGGTCACGGCAGGGACGCCGTGCCGCGCGGCGAACAGCCGACGTGTGGCCGATCGCGACGACCCCGGCGAAGGGCCCGACCCCGGCGAGAGCGAGGACGCGCGCCAGAACCGGCAGCTCACCGAGCTCCTGAACGAGCTCCGCGTCGCCCTCCCGGGCGTGCAGATGATGTTCGGCTTCCTGCTGGCGGTCCCGTTCAGCCAGCGCTTCACCGTGCTCTCCGATGCACAAAGCGCGCTCTACTACGCCGCCTTCCTGTCAGCCGCGGCGGCGTCCGTCTGCTTCATCGCGCCCACCGCGTTCCATCGCATCGTCTGGCAGCGCGGAGCCAAGCGCCGGCTGCTCGGCGTCTCGAACGTCCTCGCCATCATCGGGACGGTGTTCCTGGCCGTCGCCATCACGTCGGTCATGCTCTTCATCACGAGCTTCCTCTACGGCTCGTCCCTGGCCGCGGTCGTCGGCGCCCTGGCCGTGGCGGCGTTCGTCGGGCTCTGGTACGTGCTGCCCATCGCGGTGCGGCTCGGCGCCTACCGCTGACGCCCCCCGGGTACTACCGCGAGGACGATGGGCGAGAGCCGCATCACCATCCTCTACGCGCTTGCCGCGAACGTCGTGCTCGCCCTCGCGAAGCTCGTCGCCGGGCTCCTCTCCGGCTCGGCCGCGCTGCTGGCCGAGGCGGCGCATTCGATCGCCGACACGGTCGACCAGCTCGCGCTGCTCTTCTCGCTGCGGATGGGCCGGCGGCCGCCGGACGACGAGCACCAGTTCGGGCACGGCATGGAGCGGTTCTTCTGGGCGTTTCTCGCCGCGGTGTGGATCTTCCTCGCCGGCGCGGTCTTCTCCATCGGCCAGGGCGTGCTCGCGCTGCGCAACCCCGGGTCGGGCGGCAGCCCGGTCGTCGGCCTCGCCGTCCTCGCCGTGGCCCTGGTCGCGGAGGGCACATCGCTCGTCCGCGCCGCCCGGCAGGTGCGCAGCGGCGCCCGCCGTTCCCGCGACCCGCTCGGCCGGTACGTGCGCGAGCTGCGCGATCCGGCGCCGCGGATCGTGCTGCTCGAGGACGGCGCAGCCGTCATCGGCATCGTGCTCGCCGCCGCCGGCCTGATCGCCCGGGAGCTGACCGGCAGCGAGGTCTTCGATGCGGCCGCCTCGATCGCGATCGGCGTGCTCCTGATCGGTGTCGCGATCGCCATTGGCTCGCATGCCCGGGACCTTCTCCTCGGCGAGTCGGCCCGGCCGGAGGTGCGGGAGGCGATCGAGGCGGCCGCCCTCCGCCATCCCGCGGTCGAGGCCGTCCCGGCGCTGCTGACGATGCACATCGGTCCGGACGACCTGCTGGTCGCCGCCAACATCGAGCTGCGCGACGAATTGACGGTCACCGACGCCGAGCGGGTCGCCGACGAGATCGCGGCCGACCTGCGTGAGGCCGAGCCGAGCGTGCACCACGTCTTCCTGCAGCCGTCGCCCGGACGGCCCGCCTGAGTCGTGGTTTCGGGGTGCCCAACCCAGGGCACACACGCCGTATGACCACTGAAGAGAACAACCAGCGCTCGATGCGGGAGCTGATCGACAAGCTCTCGACAGACGCGCGCGAGCTCGTCCGTGCCGAGGTGAGCCTGGCCCGGGCCGAGCTGGAGGAGAAGGCCAGGCGCCTGGCTGCCGGAGGCGCCCTGGTGGCCGCCGGGGCCGTCCTCGGGCTGGTTGCGCTCGGCGCGCTCACCGCGACGGCGATCATCGCGCTTTCCAACGTCGTCTCGACGTGGCTGGCCGCGCTCATCGTCACCGTCGTCGCCGTCGTGCTCGCGGGCATCCTGCTCCTCGTCGGCACCAAGCTGCTGCGGCGGGGCGTGCCGCCCGCGCCCACGGCGTCGGTCGACCAGATGAAGGAGGACGTGTCATGGGTGAAAGCCCGAGCGCGCTCCGGCGCGACGTAGACGAGGCCCGCGACGAGCTCGGCGAGACCGTCGAGGAGCTGGCCTACCGGGTGACCGCGCCGAAGCGGCTGGCCGCACGGCTGAAGGCCGAGGCAGCATCGCCGACCGGCGCTGCCGTTGCGGTGGGCGTCGCGACGGCGCTCGCCCTGGTCGTGGTCTGGCGCCGGGCCTGAGGAAGGCCCGGTGCCGGCGGCCCGCCCCGAGGGCGCGGAGCGTTACGTGCCGCAGCGCCGCAGCCTCGGCCGTATGCGCGAGGCGGTGCAGGCGTGCCGCGGCTGCGAGCTCTGGCGCGATGCCACCCAGGCGGTCTTCGGCGAGGGCCCGGCCCATGCCGAACTCGTCTTGGTCGGCGAGCAGCCCGGCGACCAGGAGGACCGTCAGGGCCACCCGTTCGTCGGTCCCGCCGGACGGCTGCTCGACCGGGGTCTCGAGTCGGCCGGCATCGAATCGGCGGCGGTCTACCGCACGAACGCCGTGAAGCACTTCAAGTGGGAGCCGCGCGGCAGGCGCCGGATCCACAAGTCGCCGTCGCGCTGGGAGGTGGCCGCCTGCGGCCCCTGGCTCGCGGCCGAGCTCGACGCGCTCACGCCGGAGGTGCTCGTGCTGCTCGGCGCCACCGCCGCGCAGGCCGTCTTCGGCGCCGGCTTTCGCGTCACGCGCGAGCGCGGCCGCCCGCTCCCCGGCCCGGCGGGCGCGACCGCCGTCGCCACCGTCCACCCGTCGGCCGTGCTGCGCGCCCGGGATGAGGACCGCGAGCAGGAGATGGCGTACTTCGTCGCCGACCTGCGGGCCGCGGCGGCGCTGCTCGGCTAGCGCTCGACGGGCGCGATGACGTTGCGGGAGACGCGCCGCACGCGGCCCTCGCGCAGCGCCTCCTGCAGGGCCATCCGGAAGCGGCCCGGGCCCCAGTAGCGGGCACCGACGAGCTGCGCCAGATGGCGCCGCTCGGTGGGGCCGGTGCCGTCGAGCGTTCGCTCGATCGCCTCGATCTGCGGCTCGAGGCCGGCGGTGACGTCCGACGTCGACCCGGTGCCGGCCATCATGGGCGCGTAGAACGCGCCGCCCGGGCCGGGGCGGTAGCGGCGGCGGCCGGCCCGCTCCCACGCCTGCCGGCGCTGCGCCCGCTCGCGGATCCGACGATCGCGCTCGGCGGCCGCCCGGCGCGCCCTGGCCTCGTCGTCGTCCTCCTCGCCGGCCGTCGCCTCGCCGC contains these protein-coding regions:
- a CDS encoding DUF3618 domain-containing protein; the protein is MGESPSALRRDVDEARDELGETVEELAYRVTAPKRLAARLKAEAASPTGAAVAVGVATALALVVVWRRA
- a CDS encoding phage holin family protein, with amino-acid sequence MTTEENNQRSMRELIDKLSTDARELVRAEVSLARAELEEKARRLAAGGALVAAGAVLGLVALGALTATAIIALSNVVSTWLAALIVTVVAVVLAGILLLVGTKLLRRGVPPAPTASVDQMKEDVSWVKARARSGAT
- a CDS encoding cation diffusion facilitator family transporter, with product MGESRITILYALAANVVLALAKLVAGLLSGSAALLAEAAHSIADTVDQLALLFSLRMGRRPPDDEHQFGHGMERFFWAFLAAVWIFLAGAVFSIGQGVLALRNPGSGGSPVVGLAVLAVALVAEGTSLVRAARQVRSGARRSRDPLGRYVRELRDPAPRIVLLEDGAAVIGIVLAAAGLIARELTGSEVFDAAASIAIGVLLIGVAIAIGSHARDLLLGESARPEVREAIEAAALRHPAVEAVPALLTMHIGPDDLLVAANIELRDELTVTDAERVADEIAADLREAEPSVHHVFLQPSPGRPA
- a CDS encoding ABC transporter substrate-binding protein gives rise to the protein MRPARTLLGAAGVLAVALAAACGGGGGGGSSGASSSGSHSPVTLTVWHQYAQEEAKPFENGIAAFEKQYPWIHVKLELQPNPDQDTFDPNLIAAIKGGNAPDVAVGFTPQYAGQYCSSGLWEDLKPFMQKDHMSISDFAPATQSYTNIDGKQCALPSLTDAYGLYYNAAMFKKAGITSPPQTMDELAADAKRLTVKNPDGSIKVAGFVPLNLWEELDIADIGHAFGAQWFDSSGKAQLATDPAWTQAFEWQKSLVDWYGYSNLQKFYATYTNSEFNPTNAFETGKVAMVFDGEWRTAFIRREHPNLPYGTAPFPAADPSLYGSGRVGGTIVGIPEGSKHPQEAWDLVKFLATDTPYLVSLANELGNVPTTKASGDSPDLHLGAQFKTFVDIWNNPKSSMYPPLLPTGAGYAQLADDFDAKWQAGNISNLQQGLQQLDTNIDNQIQQGETP
- a CDS encoding ROK family transcriptional regulator, producing the protein MSGKFPYSGEAAPEFAAGTPSLLRAINERSLLELIRRDGAMSRAEAARRSGLSKPTVSQALSGLEDAGLVHQSGRARGPKGPGAVVYSLNPESGWVVGIDVGSHWVRAALADITGTVRARRDERAQRSTAATVAQISALAHGLARERGIDWTRITHATVGLPGVLDPSATHLALSPNLPGGKQGLLEAIAAELGSKVTFDNDVNLAALGERARGVGRGVESFVFLWVGTGIGLGIVVGGQLYRGASGAAGEIAYLPVGPGDPHDPAYRRRGQLEESASAAAARKLARDHGLRSATPKSVFAAARRGEAAALAVVDDIAGRIALAIAAVVPVLDPELVVLGGGIAGNGGDLLREPIERELHRISPFRPHLAVSALGDEVVLHGAVATALAAAQESLFTRMPIAMTGGEAR
- a CDS encoding UdgX family uracil-DNA binding protein (This protein belongs to the uracil DNA glycosylase superfamily, members of which act in excision repair of DNA. However, it belongs more specifically to UdgX branch, whose founding member was found to bind uracil in DNA (where it does not belong), without cleaving it, appears to promote DNA repair by a pathway involving RecA, rather than base excision.): MPAARPEGAERYVPQRRSLGRMREAVQACRGCELWRDATQAVFGEGPAHAELVLVGEQPGDQEDRQGHPFVGPAGRLLDRGLESAGIESAAVYRTNAVKHFKWEPRGRRRIHKSPSRWEVAACGPWLAAELDALTPEVLVLLGATAAQAVFGAGFRVTRERGRPLPGPAGATAVATVHPSAVLRARDEDREQEMAYFVADLRAAAALLG
- a CDS encoding DUF6328 family protein, whose translation is MADRDDPGEGPDPGESEDARQNRQLTELLNELRVALPGVQMMFGFLLAVPFSQRFTVLSDAQSALYYAAFLSAAAASVCFIAPTAFHRIVWQRGAKRRLLGVSNVLAIIGTVFLAVAITSVMLFITSFLYGSSLAAVVGALAVAAFVGLWYVLPIAVRLGAYR